TTATACCCGTTCAAAAAGGAGGCTGCCACATCCCCGGACCGGGAAGGATCGTAATGGTACAAAAGCACCGGCCTCCCCCGAGAGGTCCCCTTGAACACCCACATGTAACTTTTTATACGGCCGGGCTCCTTCAACACCCGCACCGGGGTTTCATCGATGTTGATCAGATCGCTTTGAAGCACCGCTTTTTTCATCATGTCCAGAATGATGTCACAGGCTTCCGCAGTTTTCATTGCCCATCCGCACATGGTGGATCTGGGGATCTCGACTCCCAGCCGTTTGAATTGCTTTTCCTGACGGTAAAACGGCAGGGCATCGGCAAACTTTGCAGTCAGGATATGAGCCAGAAGCCCGGGGGTGGCAATGCTTTTCGGGATAATCTGATCCGGCATCCTGGCAATAGACACGGCAGGTTTGTCATCCTCGGTCCCTTCGCAGTTTTTGCAGGCATATTTATACCGGATGTTCCGGATCACCCTGACTTGGGCCGGGATATAATCCAGTTGTTCAGATACTTCCTGTCCGCTACGCTCCCTGAGGCAACCGCAGCCGCACTGCCTTTCCTCTTCGCTGAGCTCGTGAATAACCTCTATGCGGGGCAGATTTGGCGGCAAGGGTTTGCGGCCACGTTTTTTGCGTGTATGTTCCTTAATGGTAACATCTTCCGGCTCTTCCTGGATGGGGAGATCCGGTTCAGGCATATCAAACAGGGGAAGCTGTCCGTCCGGTTTGTGGATTTTCTCTGTTTTACGGCCGAACAGTCTGTCTTGAAGACTTTTTATCTGTTCATTGAGGATTTTGATTTCAGACTGGTAATTACGCTCTTTCTGGTCGAATTCTCCGACCAGAAAAAACAGGTTTTCCTTTAATTCATCAATATCGTTTATGTCTGAAATCTTCTCGATGTTCATGTGCTGACATATAGCACAACCACGCGGGTTTTCATAGTTTTTTCTCTAAAAAATCATGGAATATTTCAACGGTTTGTGGGCCTGCTGAATGTTCAATCCCGCCACCAGCCAGGACAATTCTTTTTCCCCGATATTCATGACCTCTTTGTGGGTGCCGGGCCATTTAAACCGGTCTTTTTCAAGCCGTTTCTGCCAGATGCAGAATCCATTCCGGTCCCAATACAGGATCTTCAAAATGGTTCTGCTCCGGTTGCAGAAAACAAACAGATGGCCTGAGAAAATATCCAGCTTCATCTGTTCACTGGCGATAATGGAAAGGCCGTTGATGGATTTTCGCATGTCCGTTGCACCCAGGGCCAGATAGATCTTTACATCTGATGGAACGGTTATCATTACGACTCCTGCAATGTGACCAGGATCCGTTTCAATGTGTCTGCCGAAAAATCGTCCGGAATTTCAATCTGGCAACCCCGGGGCAGATTGAGCTTTAAAACATATGGGCCGGGGTTTATGGGTTGTGATGCCACCTGGACGAACTTGACCGGCAGGTTTCTGGATTTAAACCGGGCTTTCCAATACCCGAAGCGATGATAAACCAGATTGTGCTGCCGGCAATATTCTTTCTGGGAAAGTCCGGATTCTTCCCATTTATCCAGGTGGGTCTTCCAGAACTTGCGGAGTTTCTCCAGTTTTTCTTGTCTTGTTTCTGTTCCCATGATGCCTCCATTTTGAATTTTGGCGACATCATACTCCGGAAAGGCGGGGCTGCGGAAGATGGGGTTTAATTACCGCTTACCATACAGGGATAATTAATCTTGATTATTATCGATAGATGCAATTCTCCTACAAAATATATTGGGTAAAATTAAAATCCCCAGGACTTTTAATAATAGTCTCGGGTTTTAAATTTTAGATTGCGGGAGAGGAGTCATAGACAGAGTCCTCGCTTTTTAGCTCTCAGATTTCACAGAGACTTATACCATTAAGGCTCAGTTCAGTTTTTTTATATTTCAGGCCTGTAAAAGGTGAGGTCAGCCGGACAGCGATACCCCAAGACAGGCGTTCACTAGATATTCTCCCAAAAGTACATCTCCATCCCGCCTGTAAATGGCCCAGTATTCTGAATCAGGTATCATGTCAGTTTCCAAGTCCAGTTTATGAATTTTTTGAGTATTCAGGGACTCGGATTCAATTGCAGCAGTCATGACGACCCCAATTCCAAGGCCTTTTGAAACCAAATTCAAAACTGCATCGGTGGAATTGCTTCCACTCAGTTCGACACTGGCCAGTCCTTTCTCCTTTAGATAGTTTGAAAGTGCACGAAACACAATAGAATCCTTGGAATAAGTGAATATAAGACCCATTGTGTCCTCTACCGACTTTAATTTGCCGGCCTCTGCCGTTTGTCTGTCCGCGATCCAGCAATAGTCATATCGGGCGATTGGTGTTGATATCAATTTAGGCTCGTCTATCGGACCAATGACTAAAGCAAAATCAATCTCACCGGTTGCAAGCATATGACGTAGGACGGTCGACCGGTCGATGTGAAGCTCCACTTTGGCCTGAGGATTGCTTTTATAGATTGAGGTCATTAGGTATGCGGCCCATTTCGAAACCAAGGCACTTGGAATGCCGATCCGCGCAGTGTCAATATGCCGGGATGCTCCACCGACAATACGGCGAATATCATTTGTCGCATCAAATACACGATCAACATGACGTAACAGGCGATGCCCCGTCACTGTAAGTCGTGCTGGTCGAGATTTTCTATCAAACAGCTCCGCGCCGAGTTCATCCTCGAGAGCACTGAGCCTCGAGGAGATTGCCGGTTGCGTTGCATGGAGCTTCTGAGCTGCGGCTGAGAAACTTCCAAGAGTGGCTATTGCACGAAATGCTTCTAACTGTCGAAATTCCATTCTTTATATAAACAATATTTATCTAAAAAGATCAATACAATTAATTTGACAAATTTAAGGTCAAAAAATTATTATTACTTAATCTTTAATCGGATTCGTAAACGGAAATCAACTTATTTGAACTGAGGGTGCGGCAACCAAAGCTCGAATTAACGATTAGCTTAATTGATATTTTGCTATGTAATTAAAACTCAAAATTTATGAGAGGAATTTAGTTGTGAGGGAACGTCTAAAAGAAGCACCATCTAAAGAAATCGTTAAATATTTATTTGGTCCAAGTATTAAAAGTGATCTGGAAAAATCCTATTATCCATTGCTTGAAATCAATTATGCTCACTTAATTATGTTGATGCAGCAAGGTATTATTACAGCCGAAACTACTGTGGCCATTTTAAAAGTATTAAAAAAAATGGAAGAACAGGGACCAAGCATACTCAGTATCGACTGTAATTCAGAAGACCTGTATTCAAATATCGAAGCCTACATTATAAAAAAAATAGGTGCTGATGTGGGAGGACGGTTACATACAGCCCGAAGCAGAAATGATTTGTTTGGAACGGTAACAAGGATGAATTCCCGAACTTATTTGTTAAGATCATGTTCACAAATCAATGAACTTCGGTTGCATATTTTAGGATTATCTAAAAAACACATTCATCTTATTATGCCTGGTTATACCTGCATGCAACCGGCAGAACCTATCACTTTAGGATACTATTTAGCAGCTCATCTGCATGCATTGGAAAGAGATTTTTCCAGACTTGAAAATTGCTATGAACGGTTAAATCAATCACCTCTTGGCAGTGGGGCAATGGCGGCAACAACATTTGATATTGACCGAGAATTAACCGCTGAATTATTGGGCTTCAATGGCCCGACTGGAAACTCGTTAGATGGAATAGCCTCCAGAGATTATGTGTTAGAAATCCTATCAGCGTTAAGTATATTCATGATTCATTTAAGCCGGCTAAGTCATGATCTCTATATATGGTCAACAGAAGAATTTTCTTTAATTGAAGTTAATGGTTCCGTCGCTATGTGCAGTAGTATTATGCCTCAAAAAAAGAATCCCGTTACTTTCGAACATATAAAATCAAAAGCGGCTCACCTGCAGGCCGCATATATATCTGCTTCGAGCTGCTTAAAGAATACTCCATATACACAATGTAGGGATTCAAGCATGGAATGTCTCAGATATTTTTGGGACTCTTTTTTTGAGGTTGAGGCTTCGATTTATTTACTTATCACAACACTGAAGACCATTAAAATTAATGAAAAACACGCGTTGGACAGAACCTTCGTTGATTTCAGTACGGTCACAGAGTTGAGTAACACTCTTGTAAAAGAGGTCGGTTTATCCAATAGCTTAGCGCATAATATTGTAGCCAATATCGTAATCCATATTATAGAGCAGGGCCAGAATCCAACAAATATTAACAGCAAACTTCTTACCGAAATATCTTCAAAATTAACAAAAAAGAATATCAGTTTATCTGATGAAAAAATTCAATTGGCCTTAGATCCTGTTTTAAATATTAATTCAAGAAAGGTCACAGGAAGCCCTTGTCCATCAGAGGTTGAGATCCAATTAAAAAGGATGGAACAAAAGATCAAGGGTGATGATAAAAAAATTTCAAACTACCAAAACCGTCTCCTACAATCAAAAACAAACCTGCACAATAGAATTAAAAGTTTATTAAAACATTATAGATAAGGAGGTTTTTTAATGAAAAAAAATAAATTTATAATTTGATAAATTGAGCCAAGTTCACAACGGACCTTATAATGCTTTATCAAAGGGGTCACGGGATACAAACAATTATTATTTAAGGATAAGTTACAATGAAAAAAAATATTATAGGTATTGCGATTTTAGTTCTGTTCTTTTTCCCGATTTGTAATAGCTATTCTGCTTCAAATGTTAATAGAATTTCAATCGGTGCCGGCCCGCAAGGCGCTTCATATTATGGATGGGGGGCTGCCTGGTCCAATATTATGCAAAAAAAAATTGCTGGTTCCAGTTTTTCAGTGGAAGCTACAGGTGGACCAAGTGACAATATTAAGTTAATTCAATCTGGTGATATCGATTTTGGTTGGGCAACCACATGGCTTGCCGGAGAAGCATATAACGGTAAAGGCTGGGCTGACAAAAAATATGATAAAATTAGAGCCATTTTTCCTATGTATTTTAGTGTACTGTACATTTATACTCTCGAAAAAAACAATATTAATTCTATTTCTGAATTGGAAGGGAAGTTAGTTTGCACCGGGAATTCGGGCAGTACCAGTGATTTAGCAGGTAATGGCGTTTTAAAAGCATTAAAAATCCACCCTAAGAGCATCAGTCCAATTTCTACGAATATCGGAGTCAATAATTTAAAAGATGGCCTGGTGGATGTAAACATAGGGGTTTCAGGTGTCCCAGCGCCATTTTTACTGGACTTGGAGACAACACACGAAATAAAATTCATACCTTTAACTACAATGGAAATAAGAACAATTAAAAAGAAGTATCCATATTGGTCTTTAGGCACTCTAAAAAAAGAAACATACAAGCATCTGCAAAGTGATTTTAAATGTATCCAGTTTTGGAATATTGCGTTAGCCTCAAAAGATTTACCAGATGATTATGTCTATAAGATTGTGAAAGCCACTTTTGAAGCACGTGATCAAATGGTTGCCTCTAATGCTTCTGCAAAGAATTTGATAATGGACAATATCCTCTATAGTAGTGTCCCTCTTCATCCTGGTGCACTAAGATACTATCAAGAAATGGGAGTCAATATCCCGAATAACCTCATTCCTTCTGAAAACTAAAACTTAAAATCATTTTCCCTTATGGTTGATCAAAATCATAAGGGAAAATTCTAAAACAGGGGGAGCCTCCTTTGGATATTAATGAAAGCATTTTAAACCAGTTAGAAGTAAAAAATAAATTAACCGGCAAATCACTTGTTATAAAATATGTAATCATTGCAGTGGCTATGGTGGTCCCGTTATATCATATTTACGTTTTAGGGTTTAAGCCGACAATTCCTTGGATTTTTTATACCATACATGTCTCTACGGCAATCATATTGATTATTTCTATTTACCCTATGAGGAAAAATCACTCTTTTTTTGATAAATTAGTTGATTTGATTTTAATTTTATTGATGATTTTCTCTTCGATTTATTTAATCACTCAAATGAATGATCTGACAAATCGTATGGGCACTTCACCAACGAATTGGGACGTCTTTGCCGCTGGTATACTGATTATATTAATTTTAGAAACTACCAGGCGCACTTCAGGACTAATACTGCCGATTTTGGCTCTCTGTTTTATTCTTTATGCAAAATTCGGTGGCTATCTGCCTGGCATGTTAGGACACCGGGGCTATAACTGGGGAAGGATTATTGGTTATCTTTCTGGTTTTGACGGCATTTTCAGTTCTCCGATCAGTGCAACTGCAAATTTTGTTTTCATATTTATTATTTTTGGGTCATTTTTGGGCTCATCCGGCGCGGGTAAATTTTTTATTAATTTTGCATTGGGAGTCGCAGGGGGAAAACGAGGGGGGCCGGCTAAAGCGGGAGTTTTTGCAAGTGCATTGATGGGGACAGTCTCAGGAACTTCGGTATCTAACGTTGTTACAACTGGCGCATTTACAATTCCATTAATGAAAAAAATC
Above is a window of Desulfotignum balticum DSM 7044 DNA encoding:
- a CDS encoding LysR family transcriptional regulator, whose amino-acid sequence is MEFRQLEAFRAIATLGSFSAAAQKLHATQPAISSRLSALEDELGAELFDRKSRPARLTVTGHRLLRHVDRVFDATNDIRRIVGGASRHIDTARIGIPSALVSKWAAYLMTSIYKSNPQAKVELHIDRSTVLRHMLATGEIDFALVIGPIDEPKLISTPIARYDYCWIADRQTAEAGKLKSVEDTMGLIFTYSKDSIVFRALSNYLKEKGLASVELSGSNSTDAVLNLVSKGLGIGVVMTAAIESESLNTQKIHKLDLETDMIPDSEYWAIYRRDGDVLLGEYLVNACLGVSLSG
- the argH gene encoding argininosuccinate lyase — translated: MRERLKEAPSKEIVKYLFGPSIKSDLEKSYYPLLEINYAHLIMLMQQGIITAETTVAILKVLKKMEEQGPSILSIDCNSEDLYSNIEAYIIKKIGADVGGRLHTARSRNDLFGTVTRMNSRTYLLRSCSQINELRLHILGLSKKHIHLIMPGYTCMQPAEPITLGYYLAAHLHALERDFSRLENCYERLNQSPLGSGAMAATTFDIDRELTAELLGFNGPTGNSLDGIASRDYVLEILSALSIFMIHLSRLSHDLYIWSTEEFSLIEVNGSVAMCSSIMPQKKNPVTFEHIKSKAAHLQAAYISASSCLKNTPYTQCRDSSMECLRYFWDSFFEVEASIYLLITTLKTIKINEKHALDRTFVDFSTVTELSNTLVKEVGLSNSLAHNIVANIVIHIIEQGQNPTNINSKLLTEISSKLTKKNISLSDEKIQLALDPVLNINSRKVTGSPCPSEVEIQLKRMEQKIKGDDKKISNYQNRLLQSKTNLHNRIKSLLKHYR
- the tnpA gene encoding IS66 family insertion sequence element accessory protein TnpA — encoded protein: MGTETRQEKLEKLRKFWKTHLDKWEESGLSQKEYCRQHNLVYHRFGYWKARFKSRNLPVKFVQVASQPINPGPYVLKLNLPRGCQIEIPDDFSADTLKRILVTLQES
- the tnpB gene encoding IS66 family insertion sequence element accessory protein TnpB (TnpB, as the term is used for proteins encoded by IS66 family insertion elements, is considered an accessory protein, since TnpC, encoded by a neighboring gene, is a DDE family transposase.) — encoded protein: MITVPSDVKIYLALGATDMRKSINGLSIIASEQMKLDIFSGHLFVFCNRSRTILKILYWDRNGFCIWQKRLEKDRFKWPGTHKEVMNIGEKELSWLVAGLNIQQAHKPLKYSMIF
- a CDS encoding TAXI family TRAP transporter solute-binding subunit, with protein sequence MKKNIIGIAILVLFFFPICNSYSASNVNRISIGAGPQGASYYGWGAAWSNIMQKKIAGSSFSVEATGGPSDNIKLIQSGDIDFGWATTWLAGEAYNGKGWADKKYDKIRAIFPMYFSVLYIYTLEKNNINSISELEGKLVCTGNSGSTSDLAGNGVLKALKIHPKSISPISTNIGVNNLKDGLVDVNIGVSGVPAPFLLDLETTHEIKFIPLTTMEIRTIKKKYPYWSLGTLKKETYKHLQSDFKCIQFWNIALASKDLPDDYVYKIVKATFEARDQMVASNASAKNLIMDNILYSSVPLHPGALRYYQEMGVNIPNNLIPSEN
- the tnpC gene encoding IS66 family transposase, producing MNIEKISDINDIDELKENLFFLVGEFDQKERNYQSEIKILNEQIKSLQDRLFGRKTEKIHKPDGQLPLFDMPEPDLPIQEEPEDVTIKEHTRKKRGRKPLPPNLPRIEVIHELSEEERQCGCGCLRERSGQEVSEQLDYIPAQVRVIRNIRYKYACKNCEGTEDDKPAVSIARMPDQIIPKSIATPGLLAHILTAKFADALPFYRQEKQFKRLGVEIPRSTMCGWAMKTAEACDIILDMMKKAVLQSDLINIDETPVRVLKEPGRIKSYMWVFKGTSRGRPVLLYHYDPSRSGDVAASFLNGYKGIVQTDGYSGYGFLDKKKDILHVGCWVHARRKFVEVTKAVSRKTKTPVGNAATALKYIGKLYKIEKAARENQLSPREIYEKRQTEAVPILEEFKKWLDATVEKVPPKSLLGKAVNYTLNEWDRLIRYIEDGRVGPDNNAVENAIRPFVVGRKNWLFSCTPEGARASAAIYSLIETAKANGLEPYWYLKHLFENLPEAMSDEDFKALLPQQIDKDQIAVPTP